A stretch of Leisingera sp. S132 DNA encodes these proteins:
- a CDS encoding aminoglycoside phosphotransferase family protein — MNSEWPPAVPGDSLAALDEVQARTQALWPQAAAAAGLPEAGAKFRRLQSNRRQEHRRCVFEVAIAAGQRFVLRADFQSDNPLRRVRDLERHGQAARQLKSVPGVSVPEILWQDLEHPFVLMEFVPGETAYRALALTDYGFGARADVLRRIGAAVAELHRVSDAGQKQFWPKPFLKSVSDRAEAVREGQLQLPKPNKFLGLCAHLHRSARRARGQEFRSAVAHGDLHLRNVILSDQEVAFIDFLNHKAVFPQRDLADIWLANCPEHLAAEDGRRGFGLVAQADWEAFEEGYGAGLTGDPVFRFFFAWRLFRLWLSLGAKPPEERVKTQMVAAWSVQILDALLADEAG, encoded by the coding sequence ATGAATTCAGAATGGCCGCCAGCGGTTCCCGGAGACAGCCTTGCCGCCTTGGACGAAGTGCAGGCCCGCACGCAGGCGCTCTGGCCTCAGGCGGCAGCGGCCGCCGGGCTGCCCGAAGCTGGCGCGAAGTTCCGCAGGCTGCAGTCCAACCGGCGCCAGGAGCACCGCCGCTGCGTGTTTGAAGTCGCGATAGCTGCAGGCCAGCGGTTTGTGCTGAGGGCCGATTTCCAGTCAGATAACCCATTGCGGCGGGTAAGGGATCTGGAGCGTCACGGGCAAGCTGCCCGGCAGCTGAAATCCGTTCCTGGTGTGTCGGTTCCGGAAATTTTGTGGCAGGATCTGGAACATCCTTTTGTGCTGATGGAATTTGTCCCCGGGGAAACAGCCTACCGGGCACTGGCTCTGACCGACTACGGCTTTGGTGCCAGGGCTGATGTTCTGCGCCGCATTGGAGCTGCAGTGGCCGAATTGCACAGGGTGTCCGACGCAGGGCAGAAGCAGTTCTGGCCGAAACCTTTTTTGAAGTCGGTTTCAGACCGTGCGGAGGCGGTGCGCGAGGGGCAGCTTCAACTGCCTAAACCCAATAAGTTTTTGGGGCTGTGCGCACATTTGCACCGGTCAGCTAGGCGCGCGCGCGGGCAGGAGTTCCGCAGTGCAGTGGCGCATGGCGACTTGCACTTGCGCAATGTTATCCTGTCGGATCAGGAGGTTGCGTTCATTGACTTCCTGAACCACAAGGCCGTCTTCCCGCAGCGCGATCTTGCCGACATCTGGCTGGCAAACTGCCCGGAGCACTTGGCTGCAGAAGACGGCCGCCGCGGGTTCGGGCTGGTGGCTCAAGCGGATTGGGAGGCCTTTGAAGAGGGTTATGGCGCCGGGCTGACAGGAGATCCGGTTTTCCGTTTCTTTTTTGCCTGGCGTTTGTTCCGGCTCTGGCT
- the trmD gene encoding tRNA (guanosine(37)-N1)-methyltransferase TrmD, which produces MTAPSKSHGRKAIRPTLKPRELMTPTPDLAGVWKAKIITLFPDAFPGVLGESLTGKALQEGLWQLETTDLRAFGIGKHRNVDDTPAGGGAGMVLRADVLGEAIEHTMADTRGNWPLVYLTPRGRPMNQQMMHNFAQCDGITLLCGRFEGVDERVLEHYGIQEVSLGDFVMTGGELAAQALIDATVRLIPGVLGNHASTEEESFSSGLLEHPQYTRPAEWKGREIPEVLMSGHHGKIAEWRHGISEEITKARRPDLWEAYVRARDRGKP; this is translated from the coding sequence ATGACAGCACCAAGCAAATCCCATGGCCGCAAGGCAATCCGCCCGACCCTGAAGCCGCGTGAGCTGATGACTCCGACGCCGGATCTGGCCGGCGTGTGGAAGGCCAAGATCATCACGCTGTTTCCGGATGCGTTTCCCGGCGTGCTGGGCGAAAGCCTGACAGGCAAGGCGCTGCAGGAGGGGCTTTGGCAGCTGGAGACCACCGATCTGCGCGCGTTTGGCATCGGCAAGCACCGCAACGTGGACGACACGCCCGCCGGCGGCGGTGCGGGCATGGTGCTGCGCGCTGATGTGCTGGGCGAGGCGATCGAACACACGATGGCGGACACCCGCGGCAACTGGCCCCTAGTCTACCTGACCCCGCGCGGACGGCCGATGAACCAGCAGATGATGCACAATTTCGCCCAATGCGACGGCATCACCCTGCTCTGCGGGCGGTTCGAGGGCGTCGATGAACGGGTGCTGGAGCACTACGGCATCCAGGAGGTCTCGCTGGGGGATTTTGTGATGACCGGCGGCGAGCTGGCCGCGCAGGCACTGATCGACGCCACCGTGCGGCTGATCCCGGGGGTGCTGGGCAATCACGCCTCAACCGAAGAGGAGAGCTTCTCCTCCGGTCTCTTGGAGCACCCACAATACACCCGCCCTGCCGAGTGGAAGGGCCGGGAAATCCCGGAAGTGCTGATGTCCGGCCATCACGGCAAGATCGCCGAGTGGCGGCACGGGATCAGCGAAGAAATCACCAAGGCCCGCCGCCCGGACCTTTGGGAGGCCTATGTCCGCGCAAGGGACCGCGGCAAGCCCTAG
- a CDS encoding YegP family protein has protein sequence MAGKFELYTDNAGEYRFRLKAGNGENILASEGYKQKASAENGIASVKKNAGDDARYERKETSAGKHMFNLKATNGQVIGTSQSYASASGRDGGIESVKKNAPDAAIDDQTA, from the coding sequence GTGGCTGGGAAATTTGAACTCTACACCGACAACGCAGGCGAATACCGCTTCCGCCTGAAGGCAGGCAACGGCGAGAACATTCTGGCCAGCGAAGGCTACAAGCAGAAGGCCAGCGCCGAGAACGGCATTGCGTCGGTCAAGAAGAACGCCGGCGATGATGCGCGCTATGAGCGCAAGGAAACCTCAGCCGGCAAGCACATGTTCAACCTCAAGGCCACCAACGGCCAGGTGATCGGCACGTCGCAAAGCTATGCCAGCGCCTCTGGCCGGGATGGCGGTATCGAGTCGGTCAAGAAAAACGCGCCGGATGCAGCCATCGACGATCAGACGGCCTGA
- the rplS gene encoding 50S ribosomal protein L19, whose amino-acid sequence MDLIAQLEAEQIAALGKEIPDFKAGDTIRVGYKVTEGSRSRVQMYEGVCISRKNGSGIAGSFTVRKISFGEGVERVFPLFSTNIDSIEVVRRGRVRRAKLYYLRARRGKSARIAEDANYKPKKA is encoded by the coding sequence ATGGACCTGATCGCACAGCTGGAGGCGGAACAGATCGCCGCCCTGGGGAAAGAGATCCCCGACTTCAAAGCCGGTGACACCATCCGTGTCGGCTACAAGGTGACCGAAGGCTCGCGTTCGCGCGTGCAGATGTACGAAGGCGTTTGCATCAGCCGCAAGAACGGCTCGGGCATTGCCGGTTCGTTCACCGTCCGCAAGATTTCGTTCGGCGAAGGCGTGGAGCGTGTGTTCCCGCTGTTCTCGACCAACATCGACTCGATCGAAGTGGTGCGCCGCGGCCGCGTCCGCCGCGCCAAGCTGTACTACCTGCGCGCCCGCCGCGGTAAGTCGGCCCGTATCGCAGAAGATGCGAACTACAAGCCCAAGAAAGCCTGA
- the rpmE gene encoding 50S ribosomal protein L31, translated as MKKDTHPDYHFIDVKMTDGTILKMRSTWGSEGDQLALDIDPTVHPAWTGGTSRLLDAGGRVSKFKKKYEGLGF; from the coding sequence ATGAAAAAAGACACCCATCCCGATTACCACTTCATCGACGTCAAAATGACCGACGGCACCATCCTCAAGATGCGCTCCACCTGGGGCTCCGAGGGTGATCAGCTGGCCTTGGACATCGACCCGACCGTGCACCCGGCCTGGACCGGCGGCACCTCGCGCCTGCTGGACGCCGGCGGCCGCGTGTCCAAGTTCAAAAAGAAATACGAAGGCCTGGGCTTCTAA
- a CDS encoding DEAD/DEAH box helicase, with translation MKQALANALQERGYETLTQVQEAVTQPDVEGRDLLVSAQTGSGKTVGFGLALAQDLLGEDEAFGEAAAPLALVIAPTRELALQVKHELGWLYREAGARIASCVGGMDMRDERRTLERGAHIVAATPGRLRDHIARGSIDLSQVRGVVLDEADEMLDLGFREDLEFILGEAPEDRRTLLFSATVPPAIASLAETFQRDAMRIKTAGETKQHADIEYRLMNVAQADAENAIINVLRYYEAPSSIVFANTRAAVNRLAARLSNRGLPVVTLSGELSQTERSHALQAMRDGRARVCVATDVAARGIDLPGLELVVHAELPSNHETLLHRSGRTGRAGRKGVSALIAPPKARSKALRLLKWAKLTAEHCEAPSADDVLARDEERMLADPVWQEPVAENEQAGVQTLLDAFTPEQIAATYLRLFRSRHSAPEDLRPADTPEPRKERKERKAFGPSVWFSLSGGREAGADPRKVLPMLCKAGNIDRDAIGAIRVQDNETFAEISEGAVEGFLKALDGKTELEPGAVLTQLAAAPELAPAPRRGPGGPKGGFKGDRKPKPHRGKDDGPKPYRAKEESPRPYRAKSERSEDSRPPRKEWKEKPAREERREPRSDARPSKPKPAVTAKPKGASDPSKRMTRPGAPAAKPFKAKGPKPPVGKPNSKKNKARASATLPAKGGKGGDARPKRKPAGPAKHR, from the coding sequence GTGAAACAAGCCCTGGCCAACGCACTGCAAGAGCGCGGATATGAAACCCTGACCCAAGTGCAGGAGGCTGTGACTCAGCCCGACGTGGAAGGGCGCGACCTGCTGGTGTCTGCACAGACCGGATCGGGCAAGACCGTCGGTTTTGGCCTGGCTTTGGCTCAGGATCTGCTGGGTGAGGATGAGGCGTTCGGCGAGGCCGCGGCGCCGCTGGCGCTGGTGATTGCCCCGACCCGCGAACTGGCGCTGCAGGTGAAACACGAGCTGGGCTGGCTCTACCGCGAGGCAGGCGCACGGATTGCTTCCTGCGTCGGCGGCATGGACATGCGCGACGAGCGCCGGACGCTGGAACGCGGCGCCCATATCGTGGCGGCCACTCCGGGCCGTCTGCGCGACCACATCGCGCGCGGCTCCATCGACCTCAGCCAGGTGCGCGGCGTGGTGCTGGACGAGGCCGACGAGATGCTGGACCTTGGCTTCCGCGAGGATCTTGAGTTTATCCTGGGCGAGGCGCCCGAAGACCGCCGCACCCTGCTGTTCTCCGCCACCGTGCCGCCGGCAATTGCCAGCCTGGCCGAGACCTTTCAGCGCGATGCGATGCGGATCAAGACCGCGGGCGAGACCAAACAGCACGCGGATATCGAGTACCGCCTGATGAACGTGGCGCAGGCGGACGCGGAAAACGCCATCATCAACGTGTTGCGCTACTATGAGGCGCCCAGCTCCATCGTCTTTGCCAATACCCGTGCCGCTGTGAACCGTCTGGCAGCGCGGCTGTCCAACCGCGGTTTGCCGGTGGTGACCCTGTCGGGTGAGCTGTCCCAGACCGAGCGCAGCCACGCGCTGCAGGCGATGCGCGACGGGCGCGCACGGGTCTGCGTGGCCACTGATGTGGCGGCGCGCGGCATTGACCTGCCGGGGCTGGAACTGGTGGTCCATGCTGAGCTGCCCTCGAACCATGAAACTCTGCTGCACCGCTCCGGCCGGACCGGACGGGCGGGCCGCAAGGGCGTCAGCGCCCTGATTGCGCCGCCCAAGGCACGTTCCAAGGCGCTGCGCCTGCTGAAATGGGCCAAACTGACCGCCGAGCATTGTGAAGCCCCGTCTGCCGATGACGTGCTGGCCCGCGACGAAGAGCGCATGCTGGCCGATCCGGTCTGGCAGGAGCCGGTTGCCGAAAACGAACAGGCAGGCGTTCAGACCCTGCTGGACGCGTTTACGCCCGAACAGATCGCCGCAACCTATCTGCGGCTGTTCCGCAGCCGCCACTCGGCGCCAGAAGACCTGCGCCCGGCGGACACGCCGGAGCCGCGCAAGGAGCGTAAGGAACGCAAGGCCTTTGGCCCCTCTGTCTGGTTCTCGCTGTCCGGCGGCCGCGAGGCCGGTGCCGATCCGCGCAAGGTGCTGCCGATGCTGTGCAAGGCCGGCAATATCGACCGCGACGCAATCGGCGCGATCCGGGTGCAGGACAACGAAACCTTTGCCGAAATCAGCGAAGGCGCCGTTGAAGGCTTCCTGAAGGCGCTGGACGGCAAGACAGAGCTGGAGCCGGGCGCCGTGCTGACGCAGCTGGCAGCGGCGCCCGAATTGGCCCCCGCGCCGCGCCGCGGCCCCGGCGGGCCGAAGGGCGGCTTCAAAGGCGACCGCAAGCCCAAACCGCACCGCGGCAAGGACGACGGTCCGAAGCCCTACCGCGCCAAAGAAGAAAGCCCCAGGCCTTACCGCGCCAAGTCCGAGCGCTCCGAGGACAGCCGTCCGCCGCGTAAGGAATGGAAAGAGAAGCCGGCCCGGGAAGAGCGCCGCGAGCCGCGCAGCGACGCCCGCCCCAGCAAGCCCAAACCGGCTGTGACTGCCAAGCCCAAAGGCGCATCGGATCCGTCCAAACGCATGACCCGGCCCGGCGCGCCCGCGGCCAAACCGTTCAAGGCGAAAGGCCCCAAACCGCCGGTCGGCAAGCCCAACAGCAAGAAGAACAAGGCCCGCGCTTCGGCAACTCTGCCCGCAAAAGGCGGCAAGGGCGGCGATGCCCGCCCCAAGCGCAAGCCGGCGGGTCCTGCAAAACACAGGTGA
- a CDS encoding division plane positioning ATPase MipZ — MAHIIVVGNEKGGAGKSTVSMHVATTLARLGHKVAALDLDLRQRSMGRYLENRKEFCAKSGLDLPMVEIHELPEIDPASLQPGENIYDHRLSAAVSALEPGHDFILIDCPGSHTRLSQVAHSLADTLITPLNDSFVDFDLLAHVDQKGESITGPSVYSEMVWNARQLRAQAGLKPIDWIVIRNRVGTQRMVNKEKMERAIKMLSKRIGFRIAPGFSERVIFRELFPRGLTLLDLKDIGVKQLNISNIAARQELRDMMKEVNLPGVEISI, encoded by the coding sequence ATGGCGCATATCATTGTCGTCGGCAACGAGAAGGGCGGCGCGGGCAAATCGACCGTTTCCATGCATGTCGCAACCACTCTGGCCCGGCTGGGCCACAAGGTAGCGGCACTGGATTTGGATCTGCGGCAGCGCTCGATGGGGCGGTATCTGGAGAACCGCAAGGAGTTTTGCGCCAAATCCGGCCTCGACTTGCCGATGGTGGAAATCCACGAGCTGCCGGAGATTGATCCGGCCAGCCTGCAGCCGGGCGAAAACATCTATGACCACCGCCTGTCGGCGGCGGTTTCGGCGCTGGAGCCGGGCCATGATTTCATCCTGATCGACTGCCCAGGCTCGCACACGCGCCTCAGCCAGGTGGCGCATTCGCTGGCCGATACGCTGATCACGCCGCTGAATGACAGTTTTGTCGATTTCGACCTGCTGGCACATGTGGACCAGAAGGGCGAAAGCATCACCGGGCCGTCGGTTTACTCCGAAATGGTCTGGAACGCCCGCCAGCTGCGCGCACAGGCCGGGCTGAAACCGATCGACTGGATCGTGATCCGCAACCGGGTTGGCACCCAGCGCATGGTCAACAAGGAAAAGATGGAGCGCGCCATCAAGATGCTGTCCAAGCGGATCGGCTTCCGCATCGCGCCGGGCTTTTCCGAGCGGGTTATTTTCCGCGAATTGTTCCCGCGTGGGCTGACGCTCCTGGATCTCAAGGACATTGGCGTCAAGCAGCTGAACATCTCCAACATCGCCGCCCGGCAAGAGCTGCGCGACATGATGAAAGAGGTGAACCTGCCGGGGGTCGAGATCAGCATCTGA
- a CDS encoding adenylate/guanylate cyclase domain-containing protein, which produces MIQIDVNSGPLIAWLMEQGLHGAPQQDLLQGYCQRLVDAGVPLWRFHLAQRAFHPKFGGIGFNWTRADGISHEHYEYRESPREEWLRSPFFHILEHNLEEFRERLEDGAPEQFPLLPELRERGATDYFAKGLRFAPPCGELNDPRDPSEGMLVSWSSDRPGGFSSRELDLIRTTLPHLGLALKSSSNRQMASDLLQVYLGRDAGRRVLSGEIQRGSSREISAVICLFDLKGFTELSEKLPGTELIEMLNGYFGLAVESIQVHGGNILKFMGDGMLTMFNLGSIEEDAHAALAAANELCGKVRAYNTEREEQGLPTAGFTLALHAGDILYGNIGAENRLDFTVIGQAVNQTARIAGMHRSVGQNIIMSEDVKTAARGTNHDLVSLGRYMLRGVAEPMELYTINRGNCGCDG; this is translated from the coding sequence ATGATACAGATTGATGTCAATTCAGGGCCGCTGATTGCCTGGCTGATGGAGCAGGGCCTGCACGGGGCGCCGCAGCAGGATCTTTTGCAGGGGTATTGCCAGCGTCTGGTTGATGCGGGGGTGCCGCTGTGGCGGTTCCATCTGGCGCAGCGGGCGTTTCACCCCAAGTTCGGCGGCATCGGCTTCAACTGGACCCGCGCTGATGGCATCAGCCACGAACATTACGAATACCGCGAGTCCCCGCGCGAGGAATGGCTGCGCAGCCCGTTCTTTCACATTCTGGAACATAATCTGGAAGAGTTCCGTGAGCGTTTGGAGGATGGTGCGCCGGAACAGTTCCCCTTGCTGCCGGAACTCCGTGAACGCGGGGCAACTGACTATTTTGCCAAGGGTCTGCGTTTCGCGCCGCCGTGCGGCGAACTCAACGATCCGCGAGATCCCAGCGAGGGCATGCTTGTGTCCTGGTCCTCGGACCGCCCGGGCGGGTTTTCCAGCCGCGAGCTGGACCTGATCCGCACTACGCTGCCGCATCTGGGCCTCGCCCTGAAGTCCTCGTCGAACCGGCAGATGGCCAGCGATCTGCTGCAAGTCTATCTAGGCCGCGATGCGGGCCGCCGGGTTCTGTCCGGGGAAATTCAGCGCGGCTCGTCCCGTGAAATAAGTGCGGTGATCTGCCTGTTCGACCTCAAGGGGTTCACCGAGCTGTCCGAGAAGCTGCCCGGGACTGAGCTGATTGAAATGCTGAACGGTTATTTCGGCCTCGCGGTAGAATCCATTCAGGTGCATGGGGGAAATATCCTCAAGTTCATGGGGGATGGCATGCTGACCATGTTCAACCTTGGCAGCATCGAGGAAGACGCCCACGCAGCGCTGGCTGCAGCTAATGAACTCTGCGGCAAGGTGCGCGCCTACAACACAGAACGTGAGGAACAGGGCCTGCCGACTGCTGGTTTCACTCTGGCACTGCATGCGGGCGATATTCTCTATGGTAATATCGGGGCGGAGAACCGGCTGGATTTCACCGTGATCGGCCAGGCCGTGAACCAGACCGCCCGGATTGCCGGCATGCACCGCTCTGTCGGCCAGAATATCATCATGTCCGAAGATGTGAAAACCGCAGCCCGGGGCACCAATCATGACCTGGTTTCCCTGGGCCGCTACATGCTGCGCGGCGTGGCAGAGCCGATGGAGCTTTACACGATTAACCGCGGCAACTGCGGCTGCGACGGCTAG
- a CDS encoding MarR family winged helix-turn-helix transcriptional regulator: MNEKDDFALQDFLPYLLNRAAEESSLGFQKHYKNRYGMLRTEWRVLFHLGNYGQMTAKEIGSRAKIHKTKISRAVAKLAEKRFVTRTRDENDRRAEHLALTPAGEAAYRDLREHALEFDTRICARFTKGEVAILRYMLRNLAGIEP, encoded by the coding sequence ATGAACGAAAAAGATGATTTCGCTTTGCAGGATTTCCTGCCCTACCTGCTGAATCGCGCCGCCGAGGAAAGCTCGCTGGGGTTCCAGAAACACTACAAGAACCGCTACGGGATGCTGCGGACCGAGTGGCGGGTGCTGTTCCACCTGGGCAACTACGGCCAGATGACCGCCAAGGAGATCGGCAGCCGCGCCAAGATCCACAAGACCAAGATCAGCCGCGCGGTGGCCAAGCTGGCGGAGAAACGCTTCGTGACCCGGACCCGCGATGAAAACGACCGCCGGGCCGAACATCTGGCACTGACCCCGGCCGGCGAAGCGGCCTATAGGGATCTGCGCGAGCACGCGCTGGAGTTCGACACAAGGATCTGTGCCCGCTTCACTAAAGGCGAGGTTGCAATTTTGCGGTATATGCTGCGCAATTTAGCAGGGATTGAACCATAG
- the hmgA gene encoding homogentisate 1,2-dioxygenase, with product MNRPADPHEMIQAPSLQGPHEGYMPGFANDFETEALPGALPQGMNSPQKCNYGLYGEQLSGTAFTADVPERTWCYRIRPSVKHSHRYEKIDLPHWKSAPCVDPNVISLGQYRWDPVPHLDEGLTWLTGMRTMTTAGDVNTQVGMASHIYLVTESMEDSYFFSADSELLVVPQEGRLRFATELGIIDLAPQEIAIIPRGLVYRVEVLEGPCRGFVCENYGQKFDLPGRGPIGANCMANPRDFKAPVAAFEDREVPSTVTIKWCGQFHETKIGHSPLDVVAWHGNYAPYKYDLTTYCPVGAILFDHPDPSIFTVLTAPSGVPGTANIDFVLFRERWMVAENTFRPPWYHKNIMSELMGNIYGQYDAKPQGFVPGGMSLHNMMLPHGPDKNAFEGASNSNLGPEKLDNTMSFMFETRFPQHLTAFAAKDAPLQDDYIDCWSDIEKKFDGTPGLK from the coding sequence ATGAATCGGCCAGCCGATCCACATGAAATGATCCAGGCCCCCTCTCTTCAGGGGCCGCACGAGGGCTATATGCCCGGCTTTGCAAACGACTTTGAAACCGAGGCGCTGCCCGGCGCGCTGCCGCAAGGCATGAACAGCCCGCAAAAGTGCAACTATGGCCTTTACGGCGAACAGCTGAGCGGCACCGCCTTTACCGCCGATGTGCCGGAGCGGACCTGGTGCTACCGCATCCGCCCGTCGGTCAAGCATTCGCACCGCTATGAAAAGATTGACCTGCCGCATTGGAAGTCGGCGCCTTGCGTTGATCCGAACGTGATCTCGCTGGGCCAATACCGCTGGGATCCGGTGCCGCATTTGGATGAAGGTCTCACCTGGCTCACCGGCATGCGCACCATGACCACCGCGGGCGACGTGAACACTCAGGTCGGCATGGCGAGCCATATCTATCTGGTCACCGAATCGATGGAGGACAGCTACTTCTTCTCCGCCGATTCCGAACTGCTGGTGGTGCCGCAGGAAGGCCGGCTGCGCTTTGCCACTGAACTGGGCATCATCGACCTGGCACCGCAGGAAATCGCCATCATCCCGCGCGGGCTGGTCTACCGTGTTGAGGTGCTGGAAGGCCCCTGCCGCGGCTTTGTCTGCGAGAACTACGGCCAGAAGTTCGACCTGCCGGGCCGCGGGCCGATTGGTGCCAACTGCATGGCCAACCCGCGCGACTTCAAGGCGCCGGTGGCGGCGTTCGAGGACCGCGAGGTGCCCTCCACCGTGACCATCAAATGGTGCGGCCAGTTCCATGAGACCAAAATCGGCCACTCGCCGCTGGACGTGGTCGCCTGGCACGGAAACTACGCGCCTTACAAATATGACCTGACCACCTATTGCCCGGTCGGCGCGATCCTGTTCGACCACCCGGACCCGTCGATCTTTACCGTGCTGACCGCGCCGTCCGGCGTGCCGGGCACCGCCAACATCGACTTTGTGCTGTTCCGCGAACGCTGGATGGTGGCTGAGAACACCTTCCGCCCGCCGTGGTACCACAAGAACATCATGTCGGAGCTGATGGGTAATATTTACGGCCAGTACGATGCCAAACCGCAAGGCTTTGTGCCGGGCGGCATGTCCTTGCACAACATGATGCTGCCGCACGGGCCGGACAAGAACGCCTTTGAGGGCGCCTCGAACTCCAACCTTGGCCCCGAGAAGCTGGACAACACCATGTCCTTCATGTTCGAGACCCGCTTCCCGCAGCATCTGACGGCCTTTGCAGCCAAGGACGCGCCGCTGCAGGATGACTACATCGACTGCTGGAGCGACATCGAAAAGAAATTCGACGGCACGCCCGGCCTTAAATGA
- the fahA gene encoding fumarylacetoacetase → MPLLKSWVASANDANHPFPLNNLPYGVFSVEGDDPRCGVAIGDMILDMQAAEEAGLVQLADAPLFDVPYWNDLMEEGPAVWAALRDRLTALLSEGAAEQEKLEPLLVPAADAELHMPFAVSEYTDFYAGKNHAFNVGTMFRGPENALPPNWLHIPIGYNGRASSVVISGTDVRRPWGQLKGPNDDKPRWAPCARFDIELEMGAIVGTPSDGPITVQEADDNIFGYVLLNDWSARDIQAWEYQPLGPFQAKATANTISPWIVTKPALEPFRCDTPEREVELLDHLKDCGPMLYDIDLEVTLAPEGKDATTIARTNYKEMYYSAAQQLAHHTTSGCPMNAGDLLGSGTISGPVKESRGSLLELSWGGKEPLTLDTGEERSFIADGDTLTLKGAAKGDGYTIGFGDCTGTVLPALENPYAR, encoded by the coding sequence ATGCCTCTGCTGAAATCCTGGGTGGCCTCGGCCAATGATGCGAACCACCCGTTCCCGCTGAACAACCTGCCTTATGGCGTATTTTCCGTTGAAGGCGATGATCCGCGCTGCGGTGTGGCCATCGGCGACATGATCCTGGACATGCAGGCCGCCGAAGAGGCCGGTCTGGTCCAGCTGGCCGATGCGCCGCTGTTCGACGTGCCCTATTGGAACGACCTGATGGAGGAAGGCCCGGCCGTCTGGGCCGCGCTGCGCGACCGTCTGACTGCGCTGCTGTCCGAAGGTGCCGCCGAGCAGGAGAAGCTGGAACCGCTGCTGGTGCCCGCGGCGGATGCCGAACTGCACATGCCCTTTGCGGTCAGCGAATACACCGATTTCTACGCAGGCAAGAACCACGCCTTCAACGTCGGCACCATGTTCCGCGGCCCTGAAAACGCGCTGCCGCCGAACTGGCTGCATATCCCGATCGGCTATAACGGGCGTGCGTCCTCGGTCGTGATTTCCGGCACCGATGTGCGCCGCCCCTGGGGCCAGCTGAAAGGCCCGAATGACGATAAGCCGCGGTGGGCGCCCTGCGCCCGCTTCGACATCGAGTTGGAAATGGGCGCCATTGTCGGCACCCCTTCCGATGGCCCGATTACCGTGCAGGAAGCGGATGACAACATCTTTGGCTACGTACTGCTGAACGACTGGTCCGCACGCGACATCCAGGCCTGGGAATACCAGCCGCTCGGCCCGTTCCAGGCCAAGGCCACTGCAAACACAATCTCCCCCTGGATCGTGACCAAGCCGGCGCTGGAGCCGTTCCGCTGCGATACGCCGGAACGCGAGGTGGAGCTGCTGGACCACCTGAAAGACTGCGGCCCGATGCTTTATGACATCGACCTCGAAGTGACCCTGGCGCCGGAAGGCAAGGATGCGACCACCATCGCGCGGACCAACTACAAGGAGATGTACTATTCCGCCGCGCAGCAGCTGGCGCATCACACCACTTCGGGCTGCCCGATGAACGCAGGCGACCTTCTGGGCTCAGGCACCATCTCCGGCCCCGTCAAGGAAAGCCGCGGATCGCTGCTGGAACTGAGCTGGGGCGGCAAAGAGCCGCTGACGCTGGACACCGGCGAGGAGCGCTCCTTTATCGCCGATGGTGACACGCTGACACTGAAAGGCGCGGCCAAGGGCGATGGCTACACAATCGGTTTCGGCGATTGCACCGGCACCGTCCTGCCCGCGCTTGAAAACCCCTACGCAAGATAA